GATCGTTATGAGGAAAATCTATTCACGCTTCATTTCATCACTCAGAGTCGGTATCTCGTGCAGTATCAAGCTCGTTTGCTTTGCGCACAACCCAAGTCGAGTGAATCATGCCGAAGCTAACGGTTACCTCAGACTCGTGATCTAGGTGCTGACTTTTTAACTCACTTCCAAACAATTATTGCGTGACCTATTTGTTGACAGTAATATGGACAGTTAAGAGGAAAACGAAAACGCTTGTGTAGgcgaaaatattttgctttgctTAGCTCGAGACGAAAACACGCATAGGTGTGGTTGGGGCCTGAATGAATGTCTCCCGATtccaaagaagcaaaaaaaaaaagaaaaatagctgAGATGAaaataggaaatattttaagagcaTGCCTCTTAAGTAATGTTATCAGTACCTGACGTAACGACACCTGTGCTCCCAGAGTCGCATTTTAGCGTCATTTAAGTCAGTTGTATCCTTACTACTCCACAGTCTCTCTCCTACTGCCAGAGCGCGGGGCCTGGGATGTGCAGCACGAAAACCATCAAAGTCACACCGATCAATGCATGATAAAGGTTTATACTAAAATTATTTCCAAGTAATAATACTAATGgtgacaataacaaaaaaagcttaaaacaaaataaaaaagagcttTAAAGTCCAAAAACCATTTGAGCTTCCATTCTGATTCAAAACCAGGGGAATGCAAATGTTCAGACcataaaaacacttttttgCCGTCTGAATTGAGAGTGATCTAATCAAAATGTATAAGTTAACGCTAAAAACGCCGACACTttatggaaacaaaaacaaatgagatCAATGTCAGAGTTTGAAAAAgtgcgcacctacccctcccctaaaccaaCAACAGTAAACCAATAACAACTTAGGGTTgatgttgggttaagggaggggttGGCGcgtagttgctcagatactaacattgatccaACATATGTCTGTAAATACTTTGTTGGTGGTTAATTTAGCAAGTCAGACGATAAACCTCACCATGTTCTTGGGAGAATATTGGTTCCATCAACGTACTCTCCCCACATACACCCAGTACCACCTATCACTAActctttttgttcttcagtaCCTGGAAAAATAATATCCAGTCAAAAATACgattattaaatttaaatatgtCATAATTTGACCCCCCAAAAGTATCCTTAAATGCGAGAAAACGGtttaaaagaaaggagaatAAACAAGAACAACACGCCCGCATAAAAATGAActtaaattaagtttaaacATCTTTCTTACCAGTGAAGTCTGTTGGTTCACAGGTGTAGTACTACAAAAACAATCCACagaaaatagtttaaaattaatacaataaaacacgaacaaacaaacaagcaaaacagaGGAAACAGAATAAAGAAACACTGGTGACGGAGAATGTTTCCTGCAACGGTCCATATCGCCGATATGAATCATTTCCACAGCTAGTTTCCTCAAAAGTTGTTGCTGCCTGCTAACGCACCCACCGATATAACAAAGTAGTTTCTCTCGAAAATATCTTATCGATTTTTAACTTGCTAATTATATTATAACACATGTGTCTGATAACATAGACgataaataaacaagttttcaatTACGAAAACAGTCAAATGCGCTCCAATCCAACGTCAAATACAGATCATAAGTGCCAAGTGCCCTCGACACTTCCTTTTTCACGCCTGCAGGAAAAATATGCATGTATGCATGGAACTGCTGTAGAAAGTACTTAAACGTTTTAAGTTTTTTGCCGCCTTCTCTCGTGCCAGGGGAAAAAGAGGAGGAGGACCCGTAGAAAATCGTCTTAGCGGTCTAACGAGTACGCATATGCAAACGCTGAGGGCGTAATCAAGCGGTTTCCGACACTGCATAATAAgcaaggagaaagaaaaagtaactCAAGCTGGAATACTGCTGCACAACGGCgttttgaaaacttaaaacatttttagtaAAGCTAAAAACCAATCACAGTAACCGCAACTGAATTACTATTTATTTAAAGGGACTGGAAACTCTACTCAAATTTACCGCGGCGTTTGAGCGTGGCGTTTTCCCTAAACTAACTTCAACGTAAAATTGGCACGCAGTCAACGAAAACTGATCTATTTGCGCATGCCCGACAGTTGACTGCTGTGTTACCCGGAAAGGAAAAATTGGTATCTTGCTCCTAAATACCTTATCCCAGTCAATTCTATATTGTATTCTGTTCAGGTACCAACAAGCCGACAGAATTGTTCTCAATCCCTTGCTTGTGactttttccatttcctttttccaGCCCGCTTTCCAAACATTCACCACAGTATCGGGAAGTACTTTGATGTCGTTATCCACAACTTCTTGCCACACAATATAACTTTTACCAAGTCCCTCCACAATTGACAGCAGGCTAAAAATTGGAGGAAAGATCACCTCAGTTTCAGGTGGTTAAGTACAGGGTCTTTCAACgccaaaatatgaaaatgtaCTGCCTACTTTTTGATTGCGGTGGCGCCAATTTTCGCGGGCTGCAAGTCATGTCTGCGTTCTGACTGGTCGATACACGAGCCTTATTACAGCGTTTTGATTGGCCATTCTTCAGCAGTCACTGATCTTCAGCAGTCACTGACAtgctttcttcagttttttttcaagcaagcgaggattttttattttttattcatggACTGTTGCGTAAAGCTATTAAAGTTAAGTCATCGTctaaaaaaaggagagaaaaaaggaaaactcgcaCAAGATTTGTTCTTACTGTTGCTCATAATACTGCTCAAGCAAAGAATAGTTTTGCCCATATCCCATTTTCTTCATCCACGTTGTAATGTTCGGATTACTTGCCCTGATGAGCAAATGACAATAGACATCAGTAtaaaaaacagttaaacaattaagaaatgtaaaatggtttccgtgtttacatagcctgatgtaaacacgcgggaggttgggagaacacgagataagcgtaggaaaccacgacgcgaagcggagtggtttccagcttatcgttctcccaacctcccaacCTTGCTGCTATAACTATAGAGTACGAATATCCACTggaaagatataaaaaaatcgTCACGAGGAAAAAACGACGAGTGTGATTGTGCGTATAGTTTGCTGGCTCTAGGCATAAGGAATGCCTTGTAAATGAGGAACTGAGGTCACCCTGATTTTAAACGAACACGTCATTTTCAGGAAGCCTCATAATATAGATATACAAGGTGACCAAGCAGGGAAACCTTCTAAGAGATAGTTAGATCGACCAGTCGGATCATTGAGTCCCACACGGTATTCACCATTTGACATTCTAAAGAACTATTTATAAAAATAAGGGAAACTCAGATCAGCTGATTAGttgtttggtttcatcaacAAGTGACGTCAGTCAAGTTCCGCTCATCAGTAGTAAAGAGCCGAAGTTGCAACATCATGATGTCATACCAACAGGTGTCCCTAACTTCATCTCCTCCCAAGTGAAGATAATGATCAGGAAATTTTTCAGCAACCTCTgaaaagaatttcttcaagaaaGTGTAGGTGGAGTCTAGAGTTGGGTTTATTGGTCCAAATGTTCTGCAAATTGGAGAACATATAAAATCAACCTTCAGACCCTAATAgtagtatgaatattctccatactgttctccatacatttcttaaggtactgacaaggagaatttgttaaactatcaaaaacttctttagttggtgatcatttcctttgttcccatgaccttaatgtgtgattcacgggtgatattgtgaggagaaattagatgctaatcacacTGAAGAATCAAAGGGTTACCTTTAACTAACAGAGATAGAGTCTGAGAGTCCATTTTGGAGAGCTTCCCTTCTCATATACTGGTGATCATTGACAAACATGTGTAGATCTAGACTTCAGCTCATCATACCAAAACTTAGAATTTAAGGGCAGTGTTGAAAAGTAGTGTGAGAAGAAGGCTAAAGAGGGGTGGGGTGAGTAGAGGGCTGGATGGCAGCAGGGCCTTGAATAATTCATCTCAATCGTCTACTTTAAACTTCTCACGCTTTAGCTGCATGTGTTCATAGCTTCCTACTTGCTGCTTTAAAGTGCATACAAAACAACCAGAAAAGTAGGCCAGGTCTAATAAGAATAAGAATAAGCCATGCTCATGAATCACTGCAgcaattaacaaaaacaaaagagtaatATATTTTCTTACCCTGATGGTTTTCCTTCAGAATAACAAGGTGTTAAGAGGTTTTCTATGCTTCCCCAGGATCTCGTGTGACCCTACATGGAAAATACAAACCTCACAACTGACTCTGATCTTATCAAGAATAAATGATGGCAACAATTGTGTGTTCTTAATTGACCTCTCCCCTGACGGGGCTTTTCAGggccaaacaaacaaactggaaTCACTGTATGATAAACATAGTGTTTAAAAAACCcaactggcaggaggcagacCAATTGGTTATATAGAAAGTGCAGCAAAGGAGTTGATTTAGGGGAAactgagaacaaatccagtgaggAGCAGAGTGGAGGGCttgacaactgaaaaataaacatttctggTTTTGTGGCAGACTTAAATATTCGACTGTTTTGTGCATTGACTGGCCAgtaaaaaatttgtatttaacCCATCAAAGCATAGGAGGCATAAAACAATTCCATTTGAGTACTCACTGGTGTATCAAATTCTGGAACAACTCTGATTCCACGCATCCTTCCATATTCCACAATATCATTTACATCGTCTTTTGTGAAGACATGAGTTTTATTGTTGTATGCACCCTTAAAAAATGAAGCACAACATGCAATCAAGAAATGCAAGGCTGGAAAGAGAATTTCTTCACAAGCCCATAATAAAAGTATAGAGAGCCAGTAAGTTCCTATATaaactatggtgctgcatcggtgcTGCATCAGCAGGATGAggtataacaagataaattTGGCTATAGTAATGGCTACtgaaaagagtttctaaagctttaaaaactcttcacagtggccaatttacatgatcaactcagttgataaaaccaaattcataaaagaaagcaatttaaatacataaataattaagcaaaaaatttttgataCCTGCCCACTTAGCTGTGGAAAAGTTTCACTGACAAAAGGAAAGGATTGATCATCCACAACATGCCAATGAAGAACATTAAACTTGCTGTATGACAATGCatcctaaaatttaaaagaccTTCAGATGACTATAATGACAGATAAATTGCACAAATTCATGTACACATCATTGGACAGGTGAATGAGACCAGTGTCTTTAAAGGCTGTACTGTATATAGGTCCCTAGTCTATCTGTTACATGAAGtgattttaatttcctcctcTAAGGTCAACTGACACCAATCATATTTAAACCCCAGAGTGGAAATTGCATCCTAAGAGCTACATGCTATGCTTAGGAAAGAGTGCAACACATTTACCACTACCACTTGGTCTGGCCTTGAAATCTTGTTTCTTATTCTGCAACTATTTGGACTACAAAACATTGGGCCACTCAATCTCAGTGTATGCCAACTTCTCTCTAAGACTGTTATTTCCACAGGGAAAAATTTTAcctctttcatttgattacgAGTGGTTGaattattttgaacattttgcaTTGTTGAATGACATGAGTGTTCCTCAGTGACTTAAAAGCTCATGGGGAATGAATGGGATTAAGCAGTCTCCCACCCCAACCccctaaaaaaaaatagaaagtagttaaataaattaataaattatcaTGGGGCTGGGCATGGGTAGGTTATCCATAAACAAACATTCTCAGATTTAAGACATCTACAGAATGGTCCAATGTTCCTGGCTTCAtgcaaaacaaatttctttaaacATCAGAAGAGAGTACACATTGAATTCATATGTTTAAGATTTCTTTCagtaacaattataataaaattctcaCAATAAACTTGAGGATGATCGATGGATGTAAGTAGTGCCTTGAGGTGTCAATCATGAACCCTCTGTGCTGAAATCTTGGATGATCAACTATTTTGGAGCCATTGGCCAAATACtatgaaaaaagaaggaaaaataaatttaatatgttttgacattttattttaaaatagtataTAGATTTGTTTACCTTCGATGTTTTCTTCTCATTTGTTAAGTTTAAACTGGCAAGAAATGTAACTTATTTTGACATTCAGCCAATATTCAAAAATAGAAGTGAGTTAAATAGTTGAAAATCAagagattaaataaaaaataaatgaacgcAAAGGTAATTGCTCACCAATCCCATTTGATCTTGATAAACAACTTGACTGAATGTTTCAAGACctgtttaagaaaatgaaaaaagaaacgagaaaaaataaaaaacaaaagtaattttcagCTGTAATTCATACAAAAGgctaataaaaatttcatatcCGAGTATATTTCATTATTGTTCTGTCAGCTGATCTTAATTAGTATACTAAGTGAAATATTGCTCAGCTAGCTTAATTCTTGTAAATTCTCCACTCTAGCTGTGAGAAATTTTCTTCTAAAGTAGTAAGGAGAAGTTGGTGTGAGATCACAATACCTtctacatgataagtttgagtattctcattaccttttcaTTGGATAAAGTATGGATATTCCAGGGAGAATtaagttacatattaatcacttctggaagttaaagggttaatttttgaTATATGAACTTTTACTCATCTACATTTGTTTCAAGAATTCCAGGACAATTAACTTGGTATTAACTATCTAAAATAATTCTCTGTTTCCTAACTGGTGATATACATTCAATAGTTAATGATCGTTCACTGAAGTGGAAGTGGCTAGTGGTAGATATTTAGTAGGCCTTGTAACAGCGAGGTGAATATCCACCACTGGCCACCAGCTGCACTGAGGTGAGTTGTTGTTCAGTACAAACTAAAACAGtaagataatatagcacaaaaaattattttaactcatttattcctacAACCACTTCAATATTTTCAAGCGCAAATCCTGCATGTATCATATAACAAGCTAAATTtgcacatatttttttaattggtttacACTTAAGATCTAATCAGTGGAGGACAGACACAGATGATGTCACCATCAccaatgtttgattttttatcatttaaaactattagattccatgttgctgtggtctgtacagtaatagatcacagaagacatcaaatggtgaaaacatcagtgacacactccaCTGTGCCTCATGATTCCACTTAACTTGTTCTTACTACGTTTTGACATATCTGTGATATATTACTGAACACATGCACAGACTCATGGAATCTTTTTGTTacttacaaataaaaaatatgtatacCTCGTAATGCACCCCACACCGTGTTCGCAGTCAAAGAAGTAGTAGGTGCATCAACAACCAGGATATCTTAATTGGAAAATAAACACTTAATCAACACTCCTCTCAAATCAGACACTGTATCTTccctttccccctccctccctccctctggGGCTCTGCCTCATTAAGGCCTTGGTGTTGATTCATTTATCTGGCGTGGTGTTGATTCATTTATCTGGGTCTGAAATCAAGTAAGGTTTGTACATCCTTTGGAGCCATTATCTGCTGGAATTAGGTGTGCTTCATGAGAACACAAAAATTTCATTATAATTCAGATCTTACTAATAAATTAGGATACAGCAAAGTCACCTGTTCCGGTCTAAAATACAATAGTGGTTTTAAGAGTCATTCTACAAATTCCCCTATTTTTCTTGGGTAACCACCTCCCTTCCCGGTTCAACCCCGCCCCCTCCTTACTTCGAATTATGTAATGTTCCAATTATTTATGTGCCTTCTTAGTGACACATCTGCAGCTCGAGGGCCAAGACATCATCGAagacgaaaaataaaaaaaataaaaaaggatagCTTTaaagagataattttgaaatgaaagacaGATCTATCGATGATCTTACACTTACAGGACTCATCAGACTCTAGTGAGAGCGGAGCGTATTTGTCCAACACCTTTACGGTCAGTTTAATAATTTGCGACAACCCGTCTTTAGGTTTTTCAACTGCATCTGGAAAAACCAAAACCTTGTAGCGCATTAACGCTTGTTTCAGTACATCACTGGTTTCACCCGCTgaatcgaaagaaaaattattcgATGTAAGCGTGTAGACCTTGCCGGTTGCTTTGTAAGATTGAGGCTTTGGCCAGATCGATCCCGTCACATAACTGATCACTGCTTCCTCTTTTTCGGcatcttcttctacttcttcccACGGTTCAGAAAGACTGCCAGAACAACTCATCAAAGCAAGAGCCACGAAAAACAGCTTCAGAAGAAACATCTTTCAGACGATAGATTTGCGTGAGAGCGTTGGATAATGCGGCCGCGCTACTGTTGTTACTGTTGTTGTCAGACATAAAGGACAAGTCACAAGACAGTCGGGTGATTTCGATCATGTGACAAcagtcacatttttttttcggtgaagcGCAATACTGTAGCGACGCAAGAATCGGCACCCGTCGACTCTTGCGCTGCTACATGATCGCGCTCCCTCGAAAAATAACAACGCTTGATTACAGGTTGACGAATCATTTAAACGTAACATGTACGAAAACACAGACGGTAGGCGATACACGGTAGACGATCGATTTTGTGACGCAACATTATCTCAAAGTTCAAAATGATCACGCAATCGCGTAAACGTCAACAAGAGAAGTAAAATGTCAATAATTTCAACAGTGTCTTCTGTTATAGTTGCAAAGTATTGTCGTAAAAATGCAATGTGCTGTGAAGTACCGATGCCAAAATTGTAAACTAAGTTTGTACACTGATCAACTGATAGGCTAGAGACAGTGCAGGTGTCAcagcagatttggaccccccgcagattcgttcgtaaagcctatgataacTTAAAATGCatctattctgaactattggaactctcagcttattttcaaatgcaaatcaacattaatgtctacgtcttaacaaaagtggagactattaaatagaactcaatcttattttctaatgttaacgattattaactgttgagggatccgaaataacaccttaacaattacgaaaaCGCTTGAAGTCTGGTGGTCTGCAAGtcaatgcagagccactcgccctccggggCAGTCCTAAATCCCACGCAGCTTAAGTGCAAGCACATTCAGTTGCACAACTCGCACAGTACCgtgtcgtcccaacactcgggcattgaacaataaccaaataaattaatgtCACAAACGACCTTTCTCCAAACCTAAAACAAAATGCTTGCGTATTTTctcttggtcaaaagaaacatccgacgggtcATTTCTTGCCGTGTTTTAATACATGATATTGCAGCGCAGGCGCTTGTTAAAGGAAATACCGTtacaggaaatgaaaataaatgacatCGCACTGAATGATCTTTACGTCGTCTTTACGTCCGtcgcaaaaaaaaatgatctttgaaGTATTGGCAGAGCAAAGGTAAAAATATCAGCTCCTTTACCTTACACACAACCTTAACCCAAAAAAGACTAGAACTAAAGAACTAAATGCTGGAAAATAATGACATTAATAAACAAGAGAATATATTCTCTTGTAATAAATAGTGATAACTCTAaatctttgaattaaaatcttCGTCATTTTCATACTCAAGTCAAATTTAAATCCCCAACTTGTATTGAGCCTCTTTCCACCGCACCATTAATAATTCTACATAATGAGGACATTTCTGGAGGTCGCGACTGTTGCAGAAAAACTGTGAAATCTGTTTAATTATTTCCATAAAACCCTGAACTCAACAAAGTGCAAAAATTTTGAGATGCCTGCATCTTACCAGAAAAAGTGCATCTAAAAATATACACAACTTGATCACTAAAGGTTTTTGCCGTCTGttattgtataaacaatagcctTCATTTGGCGCGAAAAAAAGCACGGATATTTGTCCACGGTCACTATCTGTTCcgagatgcgaacagttttcaGAGAGCAAACCTCggggaaaactgtgagcttcgtTGTAATCACTTGAAGTAGTCAACAAAACATCAGAATATCTCTTGTCAAAATAAGTAGTTTACTGAACAACCttatttgcataaaaaaaattgctcccTGAATTTAAAAAGGCCAACTGCATTCATTATGGTGCTACGTATTTCATGTCACCCGTACGACTAGGGCTTTCGATATAAGCATTTATGTTCGTGTATCTCaactaaaatttgtcaaaaatacCTCGAAAGTATTTATGCGGGCAACTTCACAAACAGCTCTATAAACTTCGATTATGAAATGTTAAGTTCTTTGctcaaaaaatgacattttgtcTGATACTAGGACGAGTAGCTTAAGTCACTTATAATTCCTAAAGTCAGTCCTCATGCCTATTTCTCACTTGTTGAATGAATCCGGGTGTTAATTATAACATAAAACGTCAACCTGAGGTAGTGCTTGTTTCACGATAGATTTCACCCCGTCTTCTTCCCCCAGTGGATTGCCTCGTAGCTTCTGCGTCATTAGATTAGGAATGAATCTCAAACTGTCCAACAAACCACGCAAGTCCCTCTCATCCAAATTTAAAAGTCTAAGATCAACAAACCACAAGCTGGGAAAGAAACGAAGACACTCAGTAAGTGAAGCGAGACAACCTCTGCGActgaaaaaagagaattcaaaGCCTTCTAaagctgaaaatgttttattgaaTCCACTAAATAGAGCCTCTATTTCCTCCACTTGTACGGTGCTCCACTTCCTCCCACCTAACGAGAGACATTTCAGGAAGTAACCGACCAACTGCCGCGGCTGTTGCTGGAGTCAATCTCATGTTCCACAGATCCAATTGCACAAGAGTCTTGTGTGTGATGCGAGAAACCAGTTTGTTTTCTGCTTCAGCACAGCAGAAGTTATCCAATTCAAGGCTAAATATGATGAGGCCGTTGTTAAATCGCGGTAACAAACCATTGAGCTTCAATGTTTCAGACGATTTCAGACGGAACGTAATTTCCAGCTTCAGACGACACGTGAGAGGATTTGGTATTTGTTCCAGACATTCAAAAGCACTCTCATTTAACACCCTCATTCCAATCCTTTCAAAATTCTTACAGTCTCTAATTATTGTACTAAAACAGCGCACTATCTGCTCGTTAATGTGTACACTAATGTTTAGAGATCTAAGAAATTTCAGAGATGACGGCTCGAAACACAAACTTGTGGAGTGAGATAGAGTAAAATTCTCAGTGAATAGTCTGGCATGGTCATCACACATCAGTGACAATTCAGTGAAAACAGCGACCGGCCACAGTGGAAATGAAGGATGCAACAAAAAGTACAATTGTCACTTCAGGACTGCTccaaatttaatcaaatagttAACAGCTTCAACATCTGCTACAATGTCTACGCAATAGAGAAACCCAGGCAACTTGACCAGCTTTGCCACTATCCAACTTAACCTATCATCACTCTATGCCACATCACATCGCATGACACCACACCACACCACGAACGTCAAATTCAGTTAAAATTTTCCGTGCCTCGGGGGAAATGGCAATAAGTAGCTTCGTGTATGTGTAAATTGAGATGACCCGATGGGTGCAATCTAAATAATGTctaaaaatgtcaattttggATTCAACTTCAGTAAACAAGAGgaacacaaacaaaaagaagccCCTTTGCATGGCAGTGACGTCATATAGTATCTTGTCTCTCGTGATAAGTTTATCAGGCATTGGCTTAAAATCAGAATTCAGTATTGGGTCAGAGATTCTAACTGATGTTAAGTGTTCAAAAACCTTCACCGCTCCATCATTAGACAAACCGCAAATAAACCTAAAGACATTCTCAAAGGACATACACTCGTA
This region of Pocillopora verrucosa isolate sample1 chromosome 3, ASM3666991v2, whole genome shotgun sequence genomic DNA includes:
- the LOC131796600 gene encoding beta-hexosaminidase subunit beta-like, producing the protein MFLLKLFFVALALMSCSGSLSEPWEEVEEDAEKEEAVISYVTGSIWPKPQSYKATGKVYTLTSNNFSFDSAGETSDVLKQALMRYKVLVFPDAVEKPKDGLSQIIKLTVKVLDKYAPLSLESDESYILVVDAPTTSLTANTVWGALRGLETFSQVVYQDQMGLYLANGSKIVDHPRFQHRGFMIDTSRHYLHPSIILKFIDALSYSKFNVLHWHVVDDQSFPFVSETFPQLSGQGAYNNKTHVFTKDDVNDIVEYGRMRGIRVVPEFDTPGHTRSWGSIENLLTPCYSEGKPSGTFGPINPTLDSTYTFLKKFFSEVAEKFPDHYLHLGGDEVRDTCWASNPNITTWMKKMGYGQNYSLLEQYYEQHLLSIVEGLGKSYIVWQEVVDNDIKVLPDTVVNVWKAGWKKEMEKVTSKGLRTILSACWYLNRIQYRIDWDKYYTCEPTDFTGTEEQKELVIGGTGCMWGEYVDGTNILPRTWPRALAVGERLWSSKDTTDLNDAKMRLWEHRCRYVRRGIPAEPGTRSQYCRYEWRV